One window from the genome of Clostridia bacterium encodes:
- the ychF gene encoding redox-regulated ATPase YchF gives MKLGIVGLPNVGKSTLFNAITKAGAESANYPFCTIDPNVGIVTVPDERLDVLTKMYNSKKTIPAAIEFVDIAGLVKGASKGEGLGNKFLSHIREVDAIIHVVRCFEDPNIVHVEGSIDPKRDIDTINIELILSDLDIVEKRIDRTRKMLKGDKKYQAELDVLLKIKEALENETCVRLLDLSAEEKEAIKEVALITAKPVIYATNVSEDDFIDGIDNNELVKKVSEIADKENSLVLPISAKIESEIAELDDEEKNAFLNELGINESGLDRLIKASYKLLGLMSFLTAGETETRAWTIKIGTKAPQAAGKIHSDFERGFIRAEVISYKDLIECGSMANAKEKGLVRSEGKEYVFQDGDVVLFRFNV, from the coding sequence ATGAAATTAGGTATAGTAGGCTTACCTAATGTTGGTAAGAGTACACTATTTAATGCAATAACAAAAGCAGGTGCTGAATCTGCCAACTACCCTTTTTGCACTATTGACCCAAATGTCGGAATAGTTACTGTTCCTGACGAAAGGCTGGATGTGCTTACTAAGATGTATAACTCTAAAAAAACTATTCCTGCTGCTATTGAATTTGTAGATATTGCAGGGCTTGTTAAGGGTGCATCAAAGGGCGAAGGCCTTGGAAATAAATTCTTATCTCATATAAGAGAAGTTGATGCTATTATTCACGTTGTAAGATGTTTTGAAGACCCTAACATTGTTCACGTTGAAGGAAGCATTGACCCTAAAAGAGATATTGACACAATCAATATAGAACTTATACTTTCTGACCTTGATATAGTTGAAAAAAGGATAGACAGAACAAGAAAAATGTTAAAGGGAGACAAAAAGTATCAGGCAGAACTTGATGTTCTTTTAAAAATTAAAGAAGCGCTTGAAAACGAAACCTGTGTTCGTCTTTTAGATTTATCAGCTGAAGAAAAAGAGGCTATAAAAGAGGTTGCACTTATTACTGCAAAACCTGTTATATATGCTACAAATGTTTCTGAAGATGATTTTATTGACGGAATTGACAATAACGAACTTGTTAAAAAGGTAAGTGAAATTGCAGATAAAGAAAATTCTTTGGTACTCCCTATTTCTGCAAAGATAGAATCTGAAATTGCAGAACTTGACGATGAAGAAAAGAATGCATTTTTAAATGAACTTGGAATTAACGAATCAGGTCTTGACAGACTGATTAAGGCAAGTTACAAATTACTTGGTCTTATGAGTTTTCTTACTGCAGGTGAAACTGAAACAAGAGCGTGGACAATTAAAATAGGAACAAAAGCACCTCAGGCAGCAGGTAAAATCCATTCAGATTTTGAGAGAGGATTTATCCGTGCAGAAGTAATTTCTTATAAAGATTTAATAGAATGTGGAAGTATGGCTAATGCTAAAGAGAAAGGGCTTGTTCGTTCTGAAGGAAAAGAATATGTATTCCAGGACGGAGATGTAGTTTTATTCAGATTTAATGTGTAA
- a CDS encoding 3-methyl-2-oxobutanoate dehydrogenase subunit VorB has translation MDKVLMKGNEAIAEAAIRAGCRHFYGYPITPQTEVSAYMAKNMPKVGGLFMQAESEIAAINMVYGSAAAGVRAMTSSSSPGISLKAEGISYMAGADLPCVILNIVRGGPGLGGIQPAQSDYFQATKGLAHGDFNLVVLAPSSIQECVDLTLEAFDIADQYRMPVMIMGDGMLGQMMEPVAFGEYKGRDLKEKTWATNGTGLKREHNVVNSLYIDPDTLEKTVLARDKMYEEIKENEVKYEAEGIEDADIIMVAYGTIGRIVKNAIKMAREEGIKVGLIRPITLWPFPTKIINKAADTAKAFISVEMSTGQMVEDVMIAVNGKAKVDFTGRTGGVIPTPKEILEKIREVAGGIK, from the coding sequence ATGGATAAAGTTCTTATGAAAGGTAACGAAGCGATTGCTGAAGCCGCTATCAGAGCCGGTTGCAGACATTTCTATGGTTATCCTATAACACCTCAGACAGAGGTTTCAGCCTATATGGCAAAAAATATGCCTAAAGTAGGCGGATTATTTATGCAGGCAGAAAGCGAAATTGCCGCTATCAATATGGTTTACGGTTCTGCTGCTGCAGGCGTTCGTGCTATGACATCTTCTTCAAGCCCTGGTATAAGTTTAAAAGCAGAGGGTATATCATATATGGCAGGTGCAGATTTACCTTGCGTTATTCTTAATATAGTTAGAGGTGGCCCTGGTTTAGGTGGTATTCAACCTGCTCAGTCTGACTATTTCCAGGCTACAAAAGGTCTTGCACACGGAGACTTTAATTTAGTTGTTTTAGCACCTTCTTCTATTCAGGAATGTGTTGACTTAACTTTAGAAGCATTTGATATTGCAGACCAGTACAGAATGCCTGTTATGATTATGGGCGACGGTATGCTTGGTCAGATGATGGAGCCTGTTGCATTCGGCGAATATAAAGGAAGAGATTTAAAAGAAAAAACATGGGCAACAAACGGTACAGGTTTAAAAAGAGAACATAATGTTGTCAATTCTTTATACATAGATCCTGATACATTGGAAAAAACAGTTCTTGCAAGAGATAAAATGTATGAAGAAATCAAAGAAAACGAAGTTAAATATGAAGCCGAAGGTATCGAAGATGCTGATATTATAATGGTAGCATACGGAACAATCGGCAGAATAGTAAAAAATGCTATAAAAATGGCAAGGGAAGAAGGCATCAAAGTAGGTCTTATAAGACCGATTACTCTATGGCCTTTCCCAACTAAAATAATAAATAAAGCGGCAGATACAGCCAAAGCATTTATTTCTGTTGAAATGAGTACAGGTCAGATGGTAGAGGATGTAATGATTGCTGTTAACGGAAAAGCAAAGGTTGACTTCACAGGAAGAACAGGCGGAGTTATTCCTACACCTAAAGAAATATTGGAAAAAATAAGAGAAGTTGCAGGAGGTATAAAATAA
- a CDS encoding 2-oxoacid:acceptor oxidoreductase family protein, with protein MNHEIILAGFGGQGILFAGKLLAYTGMIFDKAVSWLPSYGPEMRGGTCNCHIIINDSSVGSPYVVNPTEAVILNKPSFDKFENSILPGGTLFYDSSLCDNEHKRDDIKYVGIPATTMAYDMNASKLANMIITGKVLKETGMFNLEDVSVALSKLIPPKRAEMLEINTKAIEAGFNY; from the coding sequence ATGAATCACGAAATAATTCTTGCAGGGTTTGGCGGTCAGGGTATACTGTTTGCCGGAAAACTACTTGCATATACAGGAATGATATTTGACAAAGCAGTTTCATGGCTTCCTTCATATGGGCCTGAAATGAGAGGTGGAACTTGTAACTGTCATATTATTATAAATGATTCTTCAGTTGGTTCCCCATATGTTGTTAACCCTACCGAAGCAGTAATACTTAACAAACCGTCTTTTGATAAATTTGAAAATTCTATTCTTCCGGGCGGAACATTGTTTTATGATAGTTCTCTTTGTGATAATGAGCATAAAAGAGATGATATAAAATATGTGGGTATACCTGCTACAACAATGGCATATGATATGAATGCATCAAAACTTGCCAATATGATTATAACAGGTAAAGTTTTAAAAGAAACAGGAATGTTCAACTTAGAAGATGTATCTGTTGCTTTATCAAAACTTATTCCACCAAAAAGAGCAGAAATGCTTGAAATAAATACAAAAGCAATAGAAGCAGGTTTTAATTACTAA
- a CDS encoding ATP-binding protein, protein MKERITIFVGHYGSGKTEVAVNYAIKLKEEGNDVIIVDLDIVNAYYRTKDNEKMLNDMGIEVISPTYANTNVDIPSLPPHLIKVFADKSKKIVFDVGGDDAGATALGRFFGYFSQENYQMYSVINTKRPLTDNKENIIIMTEEINYNSRLKITGLINNTNLSYETECADILEGEKIVKTVCDELKLPFIFTSLLEENVSEYKKMSSAKLFPIKKYLNMPWQL, encoded by the coding sequence ATGAAAGAAAGAATAACGATTTTTGTTGGCCACTACGGAAGCGGTAAAACTGAAGTAGCAGTCAACTATGCAATAAAGTTAAAAGAAGAGGGAAATGATGTTATAATTGTTGACCTTGACATTGTAAATGCGTATTACAGAACAAAAGATAACGAAAAAATGCTAAACGATATGGGCATTGAAGTAATATCCCCAACCTATGCAAATACCAATGTGGATATTCCGTCGCTTCCACCTCATTTAATTAAGGTGTTTGCCGATAAATCAAAGAAAATAGTGTTTGATGTAGGGGGAGACGATGCAGGAGCAACTGCTCTTGGAAGATTTTTTGGTTATTTTTCACAAGAAAATTACCAAATGTACTCAGTAATAAATACTAAAAGACCATTGACTGACAACAAGGAAAATATTATAATTATGACAGAGGAAATAAATTATAATTCGAGGCTTAAAATAACAGGTCTTATAAATAATACAAATTTATCGTATGAAACAGAATGTGCCGATATATTAGAGGGCGAAAAAATTGTTAAAACTGTGTGCGACGAATTAAAACTGCCTTTTATTTTTACATCTCTTTTAGAAGAGAATGTATCAGAATATAAGAAAATGTCATCTGCTAAGTTGTTTCCTATAAAGAAATATCTTAATATGCCATGGCAATTATAG
- a CDS encoding S-layer homology domain-containing protein, whose product MLKKLISITLVITMFLSLSAVSFAANAFSDVSEEDYSWAVSQISEMADKGIITGYPDGTFKPDKGITKVEAMLLISRILGIKNDVYSDKLEDIYDIYEDDLEDLDLQYKNEVAFLIYKGVFSLDEILDIADNDEFNEPLLRYEAAEYLAKVLGGEVDLSDDDTGYEDENKIPAGKRAFVKYVKDKNIMQGMSETTFEPSFQVNRAQMAVMLYRVMGLSELLFVEGKYDRIRNDEITVELESGDGDYDVSDAVFYLNGEEIESDELKEGIDVILVFEDTTLKRVEAIYFEPEVHTLVLGEIKEIVLTSVKTVKIDNSQTGEVEIYSVLPTCEVYVDGSYATLSVLRTKDNAKLYLDEDNKVFRIDVLDATDEFTDGVIKELSFDERKVVIQRKNGIIETYFVSDEIAVIRNGKDSTLANLIVGDKVSKVIVRYNKISKLQVTSEIGSLSGTITEILIAKQSSIVVTKDGDDERYPLTNSIKVFLDDEECEIYDLRLDMTAKITTDSGAVSEIRVSTVEEVSQISGVVEVVNPSYGFINVKTANGESKQIFVSSSTKITADGAVTATKTIKNIYVDDYVVVIGRMVNGAFQASTIVIVQ is encoded by the coding sequence GTGTTGAAGAAATTAATTTCCATTACACTTGTAATCACAATGTTTTTAAGCCTATCTGCAGTTAGTTTTGCTGCCAATGCTTTTTCTGATGTATCAGAAGAAGATTATTCATGGGCAGTAAGTCAGATCAGCGAAATGGCAGATAAAGGAATTATCACAGGTTATCCTGACGGTACATTTAAGCCTGATAAAGGTATTACAAAAGTAGAAGCAATGCTTCTTATATCCAGAATTTTAGGAATTAAAAATGATGTATATTCTGATAAACTTGAGGATATATATGATATATACGAAGATGACCTTGAAGATTTAGACCTTCAGTATAAAAACGAAGTTGCTTTCTTAATATATAAAGGTGTATTCTCATTAGACGAAATTTTAGATATAGCCGATAATGATGAATTTAATGAACCTCTTTTAAGATATGAAGCAGCAGAATATTTAGCAAAAGTTTTAGGCGGAGAAGTTGATTTGTCAGATGATGATACAGGATATGAAGATGAAAATAAAATTCCTGCAGGTAAAAGAGCATTTGTTAAATATGTAAAAGACAAAAATATTATGCAGGGAATGAGCGAAACAACATTTGAGCCTTCATTCCAGGTTAACAGAGCCCAGATGGCAGTTATGCTTTACAGAGTTATGGGTCTTTCAGAACTTCTTTTTGTTGAAGGTAAATATGACAGAATAAGAAATGATGAAATAACAGTTGAACTTGAAAGTGGCGACGGAGATTATGATGTTTCCGATGCAGTATTTTATCTAAACGGAGAAGAAATAGAAAGCGACGAATTAAAAGAAGGCATAGATGTTATCTTGGTATTTGAAGACACAACCTTAAAAAGAGTTGAAGCAATCTATTTTGAACCAGAAGTACATACTTTAGTTTTAGGAGAAATTAAAGAAATCGTTTTAACATCAGTTAAAACTGTTAAAATTGATAACAGTCAGACAGGGGAAGTAGAAATTTATTCTGTTCTTCCAACTTGTGAAGTTTATGTTGACGGTTCTTATGCTACACTTTCAGTTTTAAGAACAAAAGATAACGCTAAGTTATATCTTGATGAAGATAACAAAGTATTTAGAATTGATGTATTAGACGCAACAGACGAATTTACAGACGGAGTTATTAAAGAACTTTCTTTCGATGAGAGAAAAGTTGTTATCCAGAGAAAAAACGGTATAATTGAAACATATTTTGTTTCAGACGAAATTGCAGTTATAAGAAATGGTAAAGATTCAACTTTAGCAAATCTTATTGTTGGAGATAAAGTATCTAAGGTTATCGTAAGATATAATAAGATCAGTAAATTACAGGTAACAAGTGAAATCGGTAGTTTATCTGGTACAATTACTGAAATTTTAATTGCAAAACAATCTTCTATCGTTGTTACTAAAGACGGGGATGATGAAAGATACCCTCTTACCAATTCTATTAAAGTATTCTTAGACGATGAAGAATGTGAAATCTATGATTTAAGACTTGATATGACAGCGAAAATCACAACAGACAGTGGTGCGGTTTCCGAAATCAGAGTTTCAACAGTTGAAGAAGTAAGTCAGATTTCTGGTGTTGTAGAAGTTGTTAATCCGTCTTACGGTTTTATAAATGTTAAAACTGCAAATGGTGAGTCTAAACAGATTTTTGTTTCATCATCAACAAAAATTACTGCTGATGGTGCAGTTACTGCAACAAAAACAATTAAAAACATCTATGTAGATGATTATGTTGTTGTTATCGGCAGAATGGTTAACGGAGCATTCCAGGCTTCAACTATCGTAATAGTTCAGTAA
- a CDS encoding 2-oxoglutarate oxidoreductase → MSIVFKKPHALADVPLHYCPGCTHGIVHRLVAEVIDELGIEGKTVGIAPVGCSVFAYNYFNCDMVEAAHGRAPAVATGVKRANPDNIVFTYQGDGDLAAIGTAETVHAAGRSENITIIFINNAIYGMTGGQMAPTSLVDQITQTTPFGRKPETQGYPIKVCEMLSTLDGTTYAERVAVNNVKNIRNAKKAIKKAFENQINKKGFSIVEVLSTCPTNWGLSPQEALKWLEENMMPVYPLGVYKDREDV, encoded by the coding sequence ATGAGTATAGTATTTAAAAAACCACATGCCCTTGCAGATGTTCCTCTTCACTACTGCCCGGGCTGTACTCACGGTATAGTTCACAGACTTGTTGCAGAGGTTATTGACGAACTTGGTATAGAAGGCAAAACAGTAGGTATCGCACCTGTTGGTTGCTCAGTATTTGCATATAACTATTTTAATTGTGATATGGTTGAAGCGGCTCACGGAAGAGCACCTGCAGTTGCAACAGGAGTTAAAAGAGCCAACCCTGACAATATTGTTTTCACATATCAGGGAGACGGGGATTTAGCAGCCATTGGTACAGCAGAAACCGTTCACGCAGCAGGTAGAAGCGAAAATATAACAATTATATTTATAAACAATGCTATTTACGGAATGACAGGTGGTCAGATGGCGCCAACATCATTGGTTGACCAGATTACCCAGACAACTCCTTTCGGAAGAAAACCTGAAACACAGGGTTATCCTATAAAGGTATGTGAAATGCTTTCTACTTTAGACGGTACAACATACGCAGAAAGAGTTGCAGTAAATAATGTTAAAAATATAAGAAATGCTAAGAAGGCTATAAAAAAAGCATTCGAAAATCAAATAAACAAAAAAGGATTCTCCATTGTAGAAGTTCTTTCAACCTGTCCTACAAACTGGGGGCTTTCTCCACAGGAAGCGCTAAAATGGTTGGAAGAAAATATGATGCCTGTTTATCCTCTTGGTGTATATAAAGATAGGGAGGATGTGTAA
- a CDS encoding GGGtGRT protein — MPLFEGYERRIDKINVVLKQYDIASIEDAVKICNDKGIDVLKLVKDIQPICFENACYAYALGAAIAIKKGCKVAADAAEAIGEGLQAFCIPGSVAEQRKVGLGHGNLAAMLLREETKCFAFVAGHESFAAAEGAIGIARSANKVRKEPLRVILNGLGKDAAQIISRINGFTYVKTDYDYATGELKVIEKIPYSNGDKAKVNCYGANDVREGVAILHLEDAGVGITGNSTNPTRFQHPVMGTYKKERIEMGKNFFSVASGGGTGRTLHPDNMAAGPASYGLTDTMGRMHSDAQFAGSSSVPAHVEMMGLIGMGNNPMVGASVAVAVAVEEAMK, encoded by the coding sequence ATGCCATTATTTGAAGGTTACGAAAGAAGAATTGATAAAATAAATGTTGTTCTTAAACAATATGATATTGCAAGTATTGAAGATGCAGTTAAAATCTGTAATGACAAAGGCATTGATGTTTTAAAATTAGTTAAAGACATTCAGCCAATCTGTTTTGAAAATGCTTGTTACGCATACGCACTTGGTGCTGCTATTGCAATTAAAAAAGGTTGCAAAGTTGCTGCTGATGCTGCTGAAGCAATCGGTGAAGGTTTACAGGCATTCTGTATTCCTGGTTCAGTTGCTGAACAGAGAAAAGTTGGTTTAGGCCACGGTAATCTTGCTGCTATGCTTTTAAGAGAAGAAACAAAATGTTTTGCATTCGTTGCAGGACACGAATCATTTGCTGCTGCTGAAGGTGCTATCGGTATCGCAAGATCAGCAAACAAAGTTAGAAAAGAGCCATTAAGAGTTATCTTAAACGGTCTTGGTAAAGATGCAGCTCAGATCATTTCAAGAATTAACGGTTTCACATACGTTAAAACTGATTATGACTATGCTACAGGCGAACTTAAAGTTATAGAAAAAATTCCTTACTCAAACGGAGACAAAGCAAAAGTTAACTGCTATGGCGCAAACGATGTAAGAGAAGGTGTTGCTATTCTTCATCTTGAAGATGCAGGCGTTGGTATCACAGGTAACTCTACTAACCCTACAAGATTCCAGCACCCTGTTATGGGCACATACAAAAAAGAAAGAATTGAAATGGGTAAAAACTTCTTCTCCGTTGCTTCAGGCGGAGGTACAGGAAGAACTCTTCACCCAGACAATATGGCTGCAGGTCCTGCTTCTTACGGTTTAACAGACACAATGGGAAGAATGCACTCTGATGCTCAGTTTGCAGGTTCATCTTCAGTTCCTGCTCACGTTGAAATGATGGGACTAATCGGTATGGGTAATAACCCAATGGTTGGTGCATCTGTTGCAGTTGCTGTTGCTGTTGAAGAAGCGATGAAATAA
- a CDS encoding 4Fe-4S binding protein has translation MAKITINEELCKGCGLCTTVCPKNLLILSKDKLNSKGYHPAEMTDESKCISCAFCATMCPDCVIEVRKD, from the coding sequence ATGGCAAAGATTACTATTAATGAAGAATTATGCAAAGGTTGCGGTCTTTGTACAACAGTTTGTCCTAAGAACTTACTTATATTATCAAAGGATAAACTTAACTCTAAAGGCTACCATCCTGCAGAAATGACAGATGAGTCAAAATGTATTTCCTGTGCATTTTGTGCTACAATGTGTCCTGATTGTGTAATAGAAGTGAGAAAGGATTGA
- a CDS encoding MATE family efflux transporter → MVKKLSAPTDLTKGTPWKGILMFTLPMLIGNIAQQLYSTVDSIVVGKYIGDNALAAVGSAMPILNMLLVLFIGISAGANIMVSQYYGAKNRDALSYTIGNSITITIICCIGLILVATPFIRPILIMLNTPQSILNDCTSYLTISLIGIAGMAFYNILSGIIRGMGDSFSCLIYLLVATVINIVLDIVFVAYVKMGVAGVAYATVISQVVSASLCLIKLSKMNEYFDFGLKYIKPVGTYLKTIIRLGIPSGVTQAIVSSAMIVVQSLTNCFGELFIAANVIIMRVDGFAMMPNFSFGMSLTTYSGQNVGAGNYERVTKGAKQGTLLAVLCSTFITLVILIFGKYLMMLFTDTKELVDMSYNLMMILAVGYIAMAVTQSLSGIMRGAGDTLTPMWISLITIVFLRVPLAYGISYMTRTPLLPYGVKECIQISLLISWVMNAIITLLFYKAGRWKKKAITNSIQEN, encoded by the coding sequence ATGGTAAAAAAACTTTCTGCTCCCACAGACTTAACAAAAGGGACACCGTGGAAAGGTATATTGATGTTTACTCTGCCAATGTTAATTGGTAATATAGCCCAGCAATTATACAGTACGGTGGATAGTATTGTTGTTGGTAAATATATAGGGGATAATGCCCTTGCCGCAGTCGGCAGTGCAATGCCTATTCTTAATATGCTTCTTGTTTTATTTATCGGTATATCTGCAGGTGCTAATATTATGGTGTCCCAGTATTACGGTGCTAAAAACAGGGATGCCCTTTCTTATACAATAGGTAACTCTATAACAATAACCATAATTTGCTGTATAGGTCTTATCCTTGTTGCAACACCTTTTATCAGGCCTATTCTTATAATGTTAAATACTCCGCAGTCTATACTTAATGACTGTACAAGTTATCTTACAATTTCTCTCATAGGTATTGCGGGTATGGCTTTTTATAATATTTTAAGTGGTATTATAAGAGGTATGGGAGATTCTTTTTCCTGCCTGATTTATTTACTGGTTGCAACAGTTATAAATATTGTTTTAGATATAGTTTTTGTTGCCTATGTAAAAATGGGGGTAGCAGGTGTTGCATATGCTACTGTAATTTCACAGGTTGTTTCTGCTTCTTTATGTCTTATTAAACTTTCTAAAATGAACGAATATTTTGACTTTGGCTTAAAATATATAAAACCTGTCGGCACATATTTAAAAACTATAATAAGGCTTGGTATTCCGTCAGGAGTAACTCAGGCAATAGTATCTTCTGCTATGATTGTTGTTCAATCGCTTACAAATTGTTTTGGCGAACTTTTTATTGCAGCCAATGTAATTATAATGCGTGTTGACGGTTTTGCCATGATGCCAAACTTCTCTTTCGGAATGTCCCTTACAACTTATTCAGGGCAGAATGTAGGCGCAGGTAATTATGAAAGGGTTACAAAAGGTGCAAAGCAGGGAACACTTCTTGCGGTTTTATGTTCAACATTTATAACACTTGTTATTTTAATATTCGGTAAATACCTTATGATGTTATTTACAGATACCAAAGAACTTGTTGATATGAGTTATAATCTTATGATGATTCTTGCAGTTGGATATATTGCTATGGCTGTAACACAAAGCTTGTCAGGTATTATGAGAGGAGCAGGGGATACATTAACCCCTATGTGGATTTCTCTTATTACAATCGTATTTCTGCGTGTTCCTCTTGCATATGGTATATCATATATGACAAGAACACCCCTTCTTCCATATGGTGTAAAAGAATGTATCCAGATTTCTCTTCTTATATCATGGGTTATGAATGCAATTATAACTTTACTTTTCTATAAAGCAGGTAGATGGAAGAAAAAAGCAATTACAAACAGTATTCAGGAAAACTAA
- the fusA gene encoding elongation factor G, which produces MKDYTTGSIRNIALVAHGGTGKTNLAEAMLYNAKLIDRQGKVLDGNTVMDFDQEEVKRKISINTALASFEWNDCKINIIDTPGYFDFVGEMIEGTSVADGVIIMVSGKSGVQVGTEKAWKVAEKNNIPKIIFVNEIDEEDVDFTAVVNSLKETFGKSIAPLYIPIRDNGKVVGFYDVIHAEARKYVTGGNEAMDLPAQYESEVKENTDMLSEAVAETSDELMEKYFNGEEFTKKEILGAVRKGIDECSIVPVLFGSALKNIGIKALVDAVAEYFPAPNEIKQRTAYKPGTEEVIEVKTEDGEPLSLFVFKTLVDPYVGKLSYFKVMSGTLTPDTTLKNIRKNEDERISRIFTMCGKKQIEVKKLSAGDIGAVNKLNITKTGDTLSDSKCLVEFEKLVFPKPALSLAILPKEKGDEEKISSGLSKLRHEDPSFNFYNNTETHQLIISGMGEQHIDVIISKLKSRYGAEVTLAEPKVPYRETIKKKVTAEGKHKKQSGGHGQYGHVKIEIEPGHSEGLEFGEQIFGGSVPKNYFPAVEKGLQESIEHGVLAGYPVVNLKATLLDGSYHPVDSSEMAFKMAAHIAYKNGLEQANPVLLEPIGKLVVIVPDHYMGDIMGDVNKRRGRILGMNPIGDGLQEVTAEVPMAEMHKYAIDLRSMTHARGSFEFDFERYEEAPNMVAEKIIAESKK; this is translated from the coding sequence ATGAAAGATTATACTACTGGCTCAATCAGAAATATTGCCTTAGTTGCCCATGGCGGAACAGGTAAAACTAATTTAGCAGAAGCAATGCTTTACAATGCTAAACTTATCGACAGACAGGGTAAAGTGCTTGACGGAAATACCGTTATGGACTTTGACCAGGAAGAAGTAAAAAGAAAAATTTCTATCAATACTGCACTTGCAAGTTTTGAATGGAACGATTGTAAAATAAATATAATTGACACACCGGGATATTTTGATTTCGTCGGCGAAATGATAGAAGGAACATCTGTTGCTGACGGTGTTATCATTATGGTAAGCGGAAAATCAGGTGTTCAGGTTGGTACAGAAAAAGCATGGAAAGTTGCAGAAAAAAATAATATCCCTAAAATAATATTCGTTAATGAAATTGACGAAGAAGATGTTGATTTTACTGCAGTTGTTAACAGTCTGAAAGAAACATTCGGTAAATCTATCGCTCCTTTATATATTCCTATAAGAGATAACGGTAAAGTAGTTGGTTTCTATGATGTTATCCATGCCGAAGCAAGAAAATATGTTACAGGCGGAAACGAGGCAATGGACTTACCTGCTCAGTATGAGAGCGAAGTTAAAGAAAATACTGATATGTTAAGCGAAGCTGTTGCTGAAACAAGCGATGAACTTATGGAAAAATATTTTAACGGCGAAGAATTCACTAAAAAAGAAATACTTGGCGCAGTTAGAAAAGGTATTGACGAATGTTCTATCGTTCCAGTATTATTCGGTTCTGCTCTTAAAAATATCGGTATTAAAGCATTAGTTGATGCAGTTGCAGAATATTTCCCTGCACCAAACGAAATAAAACAAAGAACAGCATATAAACCTGGTACAGAAGAAGTTATCGAAGTTAAAACTGAAGATGGAGAACCTTTATCACTATTTGTATTTAAAACATTGGTTGACCCATATGTTGGTAAATTAAGTTACTTTAAGGTTATGTCAGGAACATTAACTCCTGATACAACTCTTAAAAACATTAGAAAAAATGAAGATGAAAGAATTTCAAGAATTTTTACAATGTGTGGTAAAAAACAGATTGAAGTTAAAAAACTTTCTGCAGGGGATATAGGTGCAGTTAATAAACTTAATATCACAAAAACAGGGGATACACTTTCTGACAGTAAGTGTCTTGTAGAATTTGAAAAACTTGTTTTCCCTAAACCTGCATTATCATTAGCAATTCTTCCAAAAGAAAAAGGCGATGAAGAAAAAATCAGTTCAGGTCTTTCAAAATTAAGACACGAAGACCCAAGTTTTAACTTCTATAATAACACAGAAACTCATCAGCTTATAATCTCAGGTATGGGCGAACAGCATATTGATGTTATTATCAGTAAATTAAAATCAAGATACGGTGCAGAAGTTACTTTAGCAGAGCCAAAAGTTCCATACAGAGAAACAATTAAGAAAAAGGTTACTGCAGAAGGTAAACATAAGAAACAATCAGGTGGTCATGGTCAGTATGGTCATGTTAAAATCGAAATTGAACCTGGACATAGCGAAGGATTAGAATTTGGAGAACAGATTTTTGGTGGAAGCGTTCCAAAGAACTATTTCCCTGCAGTTGAAAAAGGTCTTCAGGAAAGTATTGAACACGGTGTTCTTGCAGGTTACCCTGTTGTTAACCTAAAAGCAACACTTCTTGACGGTTCTTACCATCCAGTTGACTCTTCTGAAATGGCATTTAAAATGGCAGCGCATATAGCATATAAAAACGGTTTGGAACAGGCAAACCCAGTTTTATTAGAACCAATCGGTAAACTTGTTGTTATAGTTCCTGATCATTATATGGGCGATATTATGGGCGATGTTAATAAGAGAAGAGGAAGAATTCTTGGTATGAACCCAATAGGCGACGGGTTGCAGGAAGTTACTGCCGAAGTGCCTATGGCTGAAATGCACAAATACGCAATTGACCTTCGTTCAATGACTCATGCAAGAGGAAGTTTTGAATTTGACTTTGAAAGATATGAAGAAGCACCAAATATGGTAGCAGAAAAAATAATTGCAGAGTCCAAAAAATAA